From Streptomyces chrestomyceticus JCM 4735, one genomic window encodes:
- a CDS encoding helix-turn-helix domain-containing protein — MEDHTATGVGARPAPLLRQYVDSYVGFDLRGLPTGVHCGPPSRALTAVISLSDPLEVAAGVDDGSPVTRFGSVAGGLMCRSVAIHHDGRQQGVQVSLTPLGARAIYGMPAAELAHRLVPLDELLGALAVELVDRLRSATTWATRFTALDELLLRAVGRGACGEPVRWVRPEVAEAWRRLVAARGCVQVGAVAAELGWSRRYLTERFHGEVGLSPKTFARVLRFEHAHELASAQDPLPWGDVATVSGYADQAHLVRDWREFTGRSPTAWRRSEVLLGAG, encoded by the coding sequence ATGGAGGACCACACGGCCACGGGGGTCGGTGCACGTCCGGCGCCCCTCTTGCGGCAGTACGTCGACTCGTATGTCGGCTTCGACCTCCGCGGACTCCCGACGGGGGTGCACTGCGGCCCGCCGAGCCGCGCGCTCACCGCGGTGATCAGCCTGTCAGATCCCTTGGAGGTGGCGGCGGGCGTTGACGACGGGTCGCCGGTCACCCGATTCGGCAGCGTGGCCGGCGGTCTGATGTGCCGGTCCGTCGCGATTCACCACGACGGACGCCAGCAAGGCGTTCAGGTATCGCTGACTCCGCTCGGGGCCCGGGCCATCTACGGCATGCCCGCCGCCGAGCTCGCCCACCGACTGGTCCCACTTGACGAGCTTCTCGGAGCGCTTGCCGTCGAACTGGTCGACCGGCTCCGATCGGCGACAACATGGGCGACGCGGTTCACCGCGCTGGACGAATTGCTCCTCCGGGCTGTCGGCCGTGGCGCCTGCGGCGAACCTGTGCGCTGGGTGCGCCCCGAGGTGGCCGAGGCATGGCGCCGCCTCGTCGCCGCGCGGGGTTGCGTCCAGGTCGGTGCGGTCGCCGCGGAACTCGGCTGGAGCCGTCGGTACCTCACCGAGCGGTTTCACGGTGAGGTGGGCCTGTCACCGAAGACCTTCGCCCGAGTCTTGCGCTTCGAGCACGCGCACGAACTGGCGTCGGCGCAGGACCCGCTCCCGTGGGGTGATGTGGCAACCGTCTCCGGCTACGCCGACCAGGCCCATCTCGT